Proteins found in one Bactrocera oleae isolate idBacOlea1 chromosome X, idBacOlea1, whole genome shotgun sequence genomic segment:
- the LOC106623708 gene encoding uncharacterized protein, which translates to MSYIKISVIKMAAFQFTSLNLQMAQDYFSNLNPLAQRIASDITTTKSSYGTLWYTLKATQQNEIINETLITPEISLKYLETMSLSASSLSSNSSSSISSCASLSTTSVKHILPSSSKSRGQNYSPNVNNSKTSNSLTDNIILQTQNLLSNTLVARAKHTIQSHQLGKLKPPSSPPPLPPTTKKKLTKTENAEKQKNKLKTNQVKATNEKTNYIYDGINLHTYTAQKVALKIIYDDVLGAYRDEHSQPFSYRTKSQIDLQKQYYEADLDDINLNTNFDYKCPTSNEPRNGNLAENVALTKNSERLQKELKSTFNNHLEISRKNKRLIPPSPEVFKIPPAKATQALSSRNFNTCKNKSSKYLLKENVEKHTSEDSLLLDFKPKQSNLNYAVYTDVYFEQGESATLMRNCSHSGILMASSNSSTTTSDDDEHNNHEFDDENDEEKTLCEDIRLLENDLILRRGFDFLNNW; encoded by the coding sequence ATGAGCTACATAAAAATAAGTGTTATAAAAATGGCCGCTTTCCAGTTTACCTCGTTAAATCTGCAAATGGCACAagattatttttctaatttaaatccATTAGCTCAGCGTATTGCATCTGATATAACCACTACAAAATCATCATATGGCACGCTTTGGTATACTTTGAAAGCAACTCAACAAAATGAGATCATTAACGAAACTCTAATAACACCTGAAATTTCTTTGAAGTACTTGGAAACTATGTCTCTGTCTGCTTCATCGTTATCATCAAATTCATCTTCGTCTATCTCATCTTGTGCTAGTTTAAGTACAACAAGTGTCAAACATATTTTGCCGTCGTCTTCAAAGAGCAGAGGACAAAATTATTCACCCAATGTCAATAATAGTAAAACATCGAATTCGTTAACtgataatattattttgcagactcaaaatttattgtcCAACACTTTGGTTGCACGCGCTAAACACACAATACAATCACATCAACTTGGAAAATTAAAACCTCCATCGTCTCCACCGCCACTTCCTCCAActacaaagaaaaaattgacgAAAACCGAAAatgctgaaaaacaaaaaaacaaattaaaaacaaatcaagTAAAGGCTACCAATGAGAAAACGAATTATATTTATGATGGAATCAACCTCCATACATATACCGCTCAGAAAGTggctctaaaaattatttatgatgaTGTATTAGGGGCATACCGCGATGAACATTCGCAACCTTTCAGTTATCGCACAAAATCACAGATTGATCTACAGAAGCAGTATTATGAAGCTGATTTGGATGACATAAATCTGAACactaattttgattataaatgcccTACTTCAAACGAGCCGAGAAATGGAAATTTGGCTGAAAATGTAGCTCTAACTAAAAACTCTGAACGCTTACAAAAGGAGTTGAAGAGCACCTTTAATAACCATTTGGAGatttctagaaaaaataaaCGACTAATACCTCCATCGCCAGAAGTATTCAAGATTCCACCTGCTAAGGCAACTCAAGCgctttcttcacgaaattttaatacgtgtaaaaataaatcgagcaaatatttgttgaaagaaaatgttgaaaagcATACATCCGAAGACTCATTATTACTCGACTTCAAACccaaacaatcaaatttgaattATGCCGTATATACAGATGTCTACTTTGAACAAGGCGAATCAGCCACACTAATGCGCAATTGCAGCCACAGCGGAATTCTGATGGCATCCTCAAACTCGTCAACAACTACATCCGATGACGACGAACATAATAATCACGAATTTGATGACGAAAATGATGAGGAAAAAACTTTGTGCGAAGATATCCGGCTTTTAGAGAACGATTTAATTTTACGTAGGGGATTCGATTTTCTGAATAATtggtaa